The Diorhabda carinulata isolate Delta chromosome 4, icDioCari1.1, whole genome shotgun sequence genomic interval cagttttttggtaaaatatgCGCGTTTGAACCTTGGATTATTTTGTTCCATTCACAAAACAGTCGTTCCTCACATCCTTCAGTTAAATTGACATTCATAAAATTCGTTATTAAACATTTcctcaccaaatttgaaaattcctctactaatctaaaataaaaaataaaatattattaattacaaataaaaaaatatatattacttaCTTTTGGGACATATCATCCCTATTACCAAAAAAACTTCTAACTATATTTGAGAAATCAGTGGCGGTATGTTCTCCGTAAATTAAAgtcccatttttaaaaattctaaaattattttgaggCACTTGTATTAAGGAATATATGGCACGCATCATCCTAGATTcattactaaaataaaaaataataagcatGAATCTGTTTAAGAATTATTATATACTTACCCCGAAAAAAGATCTTCTGGACAATAATTGCTGAGtaccttaatttttttttgttgcaactacaatacaataaaataaatataaaataaatttaataatatcatttgTTACCTTATAATATTGATTCATACAGTAAACACAAGCTGGATAATGTTTTTCACTTAAAGGTCTCCAACCCTGTTTAGGTTTCAGTTCAATAGCAAAAGTATCATCTGCTACATCAAATGGTAAGTAATCATATTCATCTTCAGGTATAAAAGCAAAATCATTAAACAATGATGCCCTACCACATTGTAAGATTTTATGTTTTCTGCGTTCTAAAATGAGCTAATTTGTACTTCAATTGGTCGagctttataaaataattattagttgaTGTAAATAAATACCTGGTCTATATCTAACTAGTTCCTCTTCAAGTATTCTAACTTGCTTCCAATTTAAAACAACCTGACAAGCTTCTGACGTATATTTTATTCCTACCAAAGGTCTCATTATGGTGGAATAAAATTTAAGGTCTCGCAATTCTTCCATAATATCTCCACCAGTATACCAGTAAAGCAAATCACTTATCCATTTTAATAACCAACCTATGAAAGATCTGGGACTATCTATTTTTCGTATACGAAGTATTTTTCTCAATTGGGGTAATGATAATACGATATTGCAATTACCTTCGCCTCTGTAAAGCCAATTCGAAGGCATTTCAAACATGGTAAATGATTGATCCCCACTTGAAGGCATTTTTAACGTATGATGGAATACCTACATCAATAAACAATTTGGAATCTTCTGGttactttcttttttaattacataattaaaattgcacatttaatttaaaaatcgtattactttttttaaattggttggTGGAATTATCGCTAAAGGCCATAGAAATACATAGTAAGTGAATGTGCAGAATGAAGTAATCGTTACCATGAAAATATGTACGATAGGATTCTTAAAATTTTATCCACAATAATAATCTTCTATagtaattaatataatatattttcaattcttatcGACTATCGGGTTGATCATGTTTGTATattagtaattttcaaaaatggaaattttgtcAGAACATAATTTGCACTAATGACATTATATTAGTGTCTACTGTCAAAAGACTGTCAGCTGGTTACCGAGAACAAGTCAGTCACACTATCGATTGACATCGATCACAAAGCATcgatatttatcaataaaattattatatatagtatttaggaaatatgaatttaaaaaatcatttcaaaagaTTGTCCACTTGCCAACAacaacataatatttatttaaatatcttctttttcaTACATTTGTCATATTCAACCAGTTGATTTTTGTCCTCAGAATTTCTTCTAATCCTCCTCTTTATCTTTTCTAAGAACATTGATGTAAAATACAAActgaaaatctaaaaaaataatcagtattatGACGCAATTTAAAGAATCCGGGTCTATTAACTAGTGGCTAAGTTCTcgatactaaaaaaaattttttcgatactACTCGACTATATCGACAGCTATCGATGGTTTTCGACCACTACTGTCAATAGTAGTGGTAATTTATGAAACTCGtggttaaaaattattttttgtatttattaattacgTAATCAATGATAATGACcaaatattaatcaaataacATCTTTGACTGAAACATTTCGAGTACGGATACAAAGTGTCATAATAAAACAATCGACAATTGATTTTCCAATGTCATAGACTTTATGTCTGCCAAGTTTATTTTTAcccacaatttttatatatttcataaaaatataaagaatacaGCTCTACTATAATCGGTGAGatagaaatatatgtttattaaatgttatatttgtAATAGAGAGGAGATTTTGTGGTTGGAAAATGCCTACTAACAATCAGGTTAATAACTATTCAAAGCACTACATCAGCATGTTTTATTTgcgttattaattaattattatattttcaaatttcttcattcacCACTGCTTTGTAGTTCAAAATGTCATGTGCTGTAGATTCCCTCTTAATTATGtcaatttatacaatatttcaacATATGTCAAGATTCTCAGAAAGTTCCATTGGGAtgaaactaattattataatcatgtaaataattaattttataatgatattttgatttatgccatatcataattttgttatattggTGTAATTGtcttaatttaaatttttgttgcaatattactaaattttattatttcaaccatattataaatgaacaaaataccAAATGCTGAACGTCTTGGttgaaaaaacatgttttccAACTCTTAATTTCAGTAATATTAAAGAATATCAGaaataattagtaaattataaaaattacagaTCAACAGAAGACATTGTTAGTGCTTTTTTGTCTTTCAATAGATGTTAACTATCATATTTATGCAAGTAAAGCCTATCAAGCGCTTTGATGTTTTCtgtgatttttgttttgattcaaGCTTTGTGCctatgcattttttttttctactgtGAAATGTAAGAATTTAAGGTTTTCATTTGACCTCATTTATCTAAGAAATCTTCTGAATTATGATTATGTGTCCTTTTCTCTAACACTCATATCATATAAATAGTTGTTTTTATTGGCCCCCTGATGTATCACATTTTCTGTCAGTCTTTCGTCAGGTGTAGCACAGgcatgaattttcaattaattttcttctattttatattatatatatattttttattttactaatgTAGTTGTGTAGAAAacacattttaaattaatttttaatattcacaatatttatTCTAGTTTATGAATGTCATCAACAAGGACTGGAAGTAATGTACCTTATATATGAAAgcaatcaatttaattttaaatgtagagtataaaatttatttaccaaATACTAATCACTtttatttgaacaattaaaaatattaatgattagttgaacttttttaaatatatgtagGAAATTAATGCAAAAATATTCATgagaacaataaatttaaaatattaaaaaatttgattaaaattttctctttctGGTCCTTGTTCATTCTTTAATAgcttaatattttcaatgtttattattttttgtttcagtaatTGGGGTCGATTACCAGTGCATGCCGATTAATTTTAGTGTATTGGAagctttatttattatacaaacaCAATAGGAACACGCATGATATGGCCGCTTATGTAAATCGCACGATATCTTATATGTCTGGTGACGGACCTCATAACAGGCCTCCTGTCACAACAGTTTTAACAGAAAGAGGAAAACGAATACCATTAGATAATTCTCCTTTACAGATATTTGTCAAAGCAAAGAAAAAGatcaatgatatttttggagaaattgaagaatatgTTAAGGATACTGTTGATTATATGCACGGTAAGTGAAAAATTATCActacatattataaaacaatgGTTCGTTCATGATAAATACAGAAATTACTTAATGGATTCTTATACCATTTTCATCATTAGTAAGAGTGATTTCCGAGAAAGGTTATTACTGTCTATAACCAGGTTATCATCTTCATAGAATTAAGAAACCTTTAGTATCTGAATATGAAAACtttgttattgaaatatgtaattattttaatgaatttttacacCATTTTCACCATTAGATTGAGAGATTTATGAGAAAGGTTCAGGTAAATTGGTGAAATTTACACTGTCTGATGAACATTTCTATAACCAGGTTATTGTCTTAAGAGACTAGAGAATCTTTTGGTCTCTGGACACGAAAACTTTGTTTTGAAACATGTAATTATCTTAATGAACTTTTACACTATCTTCACCATTAGATTGAGGGACTCATGAGAAATATTTAGGTACATTAGTCTAAATTACACAGTCTGATGGAAGTATCTCTAACcatgttatcatcttcagagacttgAGAaaccttcggtctctgaaggCATAAATTTGTATCAGAAACTCCAACTTAGTATTCTATGGTATTTATAGAAATTGAGAAAGATGGAAAAATAGTAAATGGTGAAAAAGTTAAAGAAACTGAAGAATTTGTTAATAAAGTACATAGTATAAGAGATGTATTGCAAAGAGATCATATGAAAGTAGCTTTCTTTGGAAGAACCTCAAATGGAAAAAGTTCTGTAATAAATGCTATGCTTAGAGACAAAATATTACCAAGCGGAATTGGACATACCACCAACTGTTTTCTACAGGTAAGTCTTGtttaatttcacatattttaaatattaatctaAAATTATATACAGCTCAATAcgattatttaaaatgttttaaatataaaatttcttttaggtGGAAGGCGCACCTTCAGATGAGCCATACTTAGTCTTAGAGGGCTCAGATGAACATTGCGCAGTAGAATCTGTAGGACAATTAGCACATGCATTGtgtaaagaaaaacttaacGAATCGTCATTGGTCAAGGTGTTTTGGCCGAAAAATAGGTGCCTTCTACTTCGCGATGATGTTGTATTCGTGGATTCACCTGGAGTAGACGTTACCCCAAATCTTGACGAATGGATCGACAAGCATTGCTTAGATGCAGATGTTTTTGTATTGGTAGCTAATGCCGAATCAACTTTAATGGTGACTGTAAGATAATATAActcataattaattttatattaaaatttcttgtaaACATTTTTAGGAAAAGAACTTTTTCCATAAAGTATCGACTAAATTATCAAAaccaaatatattcattttgaataatagaTGGGACGCTTCAGCTACTGAACCAGAATTTTTAGATCaggtaaaattattttcattaaaagtaTTGAACACCTCATTTTACATGCTTTGCACTGCTTATTAGTAAATAGTCCTGTGCTAAAgcatcaattcattatttttcgtttttaatatcATACAGTATTTAACACCTTAAAAGCTGTCActctttttcttttgaataagcATTGCAATGAGCAGGAAGAGGTGAGTTGTAATTTGATAACTATGCATGCAGTAACATCGTTTTTTATGAAGGACATTATTGTATAACAATTTTAAGTACTACAACTAAAAAGGGAacttatatattgaaatgaagttttttttatattcgattaCGACCATTATGCAGGTAGTTATATGTAGTTGGTTTTGATTTAGGTGAGGAAACAACATCAAGAACGAGCAGTAGATTTTCTAGTAAAAGAATTGAAAGTATGTACGCCGAAGGAAGCAGATGAAAGAATCTTCTTCATTTCGGCGAAGGAAGTATTGCAAGCTAGGATGTCGGAAGGAAAACCAGTTACAATACCATTTACCGAAGGTTTCCAAActagatattttgaatttcaagattttgaaaagaaattcgAAGAGTGCATCTCCAAATCGGCcgtaaaaacaaaattcgaacaaCATTCTCAAAGAGGAAAATTTATAGCGAAGTAAGTAGACtacaagaataaaaaaaaattgggtttttcatgttattttttgaatttctttttatatagcGAACTACGAGATATATTAGAAAGCATATACTCCGATGCTGTGAgattgaaagaagaaaaattggcCAATCGCAAAGAACTTAACGAAAAAATCAATTACACCGAACAACAACTGATGGTGGTCACacaagaaatgaagaaaaaaattcatagtaTGGTAGAAGACGTTGAACAACggtaagtaaataaaatttgatattccatatttattgataaaaaataatttttttagtgtttcTAAAGCTCTTAGTGAAGAAATCCGACGTCTCAATACTCTCGTGGACGATTTTAATTTACCTTTCCATCCTGAACCTTTAGTATTGAAcgtatataaaaaagaacttCATCTTCACGTGGAAACAGGCCTAGGTTCTAATCTAAGAGCTCGATTATCTACAGCACTAGCTCTCAATATGGAAGCCAGCCAAAGAGAAATGACGGAAAGAATGGAGGCTCTAATACCAGAAAGTTACAAGACGGGCTCTAATATTGTAACACCCAGAAGAGAaccttttgaaatattatacagATTGAATTGCGATAATTTGTGTGCGGATTTCCAAGAGGATTTAGAATTCAGGTAAAGCAATGTACTTATACCTAAATTTTAAATCCAAGAGATAATGGTAATAAAGTTCTTTCCCTTGTAACTTGACTTTTACCTATATGATTACACAGCTATTATCTTGTAGTGTTGGAAAAACATGTAAGAAAATGTAAGCAgggaatttatttattaataattttagattttcatGGGGATTAACGAGTCTAATACAAAAATACGCCGGTAGCGGTGCGAATTTCTTGACTCtaagaaaaaaaagagaaagtCCTGTTAGTCCCCATATTCCATCCACTCCTACGGACGTCGTAGACGGTAGGCTACTCTATGCTAATACAAGTTTAGACGATTGGTCATTGTTGTCGCGATTAGCCATTATGGGAGCATCTTCTCAAGGAACTATGGGAGGATTATTGATAGGAGGGTTTCTGTTTAAGACCATCGGTTGGAGAATAGTAGCTCTGACAGGTAAGGAAACTAAATCTACTTTTGTATTCTACtgtttattaaagaaaataaaatgaatggtttgaaaaaatatttaatttagcaaagaaattgatgaaatattcacgttattgaaatttgatttataagataattatatttttaggtgCTATATACGGTTGTTTGTATCTGTACGAACGTTTAACTTGGACAAACAAAGCAAAAGAAAGATCTTTCAAGAAACAATACGCTCAACACGCCTCTAAAAAACTCAGGATGATCATCGATCTAACGTCCGCTAATTGCAGTCACCAAGTCCAACAAGAATTGAGTAGCACCTTCGCTAGGTAAGTTATTCCAATCCAGGGTCAAGATTTTGACATGACACATGACAAAACACTTGATGGATGACACATGATAGAAAATTTGAAGGATGACACATGATAGATCATTTATAaatgaaagatgttacaaaacACTCGATAGAGGATACACAACTTTTGATAAATGACAGAACATTTATTGAGTGACATATGATGCAGAAAATTTGACGGATGACACATGATagatcattttataaatttataaatgacatATAACTCAGAGCATGTAGTTAATCTAGTTCGTGAAGGTAGACTAGATTCTTTTGGTATGAACCTGGTATATTACAATCTGGTGtaacattattttgttataaaatgtcAATGATTTACTTTCTTATAAATGTTATTGTCATAATGTAAtaggtaaattattttattatttttttattgtagattGTGTCAAGTAGTAGATGATGCTACTAGTGTTATGGATAAACAACTTAAAGAATTAGAATCGGAGGTGAATAGTTTAGAAAACGCGAGCAGTAAGGCTAAAGTATTGAGAAATAAGGCGAATTATTTAGCGCACGAATTGGAATTATTCGAGAAGGCGTATCTTAGGATGAATCATTAAAACTATGTCTACAATTTTTCGATTCacttaattttgtaatttgtttgAGTGTAACGTTAAGGTAAACtaacatatttataattatttgtttgctAGATGAAAATTTACCACTTTTTTGTTATAATCGGAATTTCTAACGGAggagatatatatataaaaaaaaactaattttgaataactTGTAGCGTGGTGAGTTTTCTTAGTAGTATGATTGAAATACACGTAGCCTAATGTTTAACGTTACATTTAATGAGTATACGCAATtattatattactttttatttgtgattatacaatagtttttcatttttttttgaaatgaaatataaatgaCAAGTTACGCGATATTTTGACTTGGTTGTATTGATGATATGTAccacaaaaaatgtattaatttctaTATGATgatatgtacaaaaaaaatgtgttaactTCTATAAATATCTCAAGAAAGACAAGTTGAGGGAAGAACATCCCTATCTACTCCTGTATTTCTGTGCTATTTTAAATAGATCGGCGTATGTGATGATCAAGCACCTTCTTCACTTTTGCTCCAACCGTTTGTATAGTGAGGATTTTCCAGAACTCTGCAAAATCGCTTTTCTTCAAGTCTCTCTTACTCAACTGTTTGTTTGAGAATTCATCAGAAATGATAGCTGTTGGTGGAGCATATTTTGTAGTATGTTTGTTATAACTTGAAAAGAtacttttcaacataattttcatCAGACACTTTTCATATTGTCTTGATACCCATTCCAAAATAGGCGTTTTTACGTGGTCACCACTCATCAAATGAAGGAACGTTTGATTACTCTACCTGCAATCCCTAGATTGGGATTTTAGTGAGGGTAATCAAGTTGTTCCCAACCAAATGCTGTGATCAGATCATGAGTTTGAGTAAACGCATATTGACAGGCATTATCATGAAGCAAAATTATGTCATAATGTCACAATGTAGGTCGTTTTTAGACCTTCAGCATAAAGAAAACTCTAATGACATACAGAATTTCGTAATCAGTAAGACAATTGAACCATATGCAGTGCTTACATAACGTGTCTCGTACTTTTTCTCTTCCTTAGTGTCTAGGCCtctttttttgatttctaaaaactttttcttttacttGGTAGCACTATTTCCgaccaaaaaattttattaatacatttttgaaccACCAATCATGGAGAATGTATCCGTAAGGTGGTTCTATGAGGATATTTAGAGAATGTAGTAACTACTAGTTCGTTAAGATATAAAAGGACGGCCAAAATATGATGGGTTTTGTTAGTATTGAGGGTTAATTTCTTATGGGGTGAGTAGATCTAtagaaacaaaccaaaattaatcaccaaagtgtactaactttaatatatttcgagctttcgaataaTTATCTTTTCATCATCTGAGACTGAAATTATGATCAAGTACAATATAggaatatgtataaatgtataacaataagtaaatatataagtaaattttattattgttatacatttatacatattccTATATTGTACTTGACTTTAATTTTAgtatgaatacataagtattcgaaagctagGAATATATCAAAGTTAGTACAccttggtgtttaattttgccatatttccactacgaaaacgcttttataaatgatgaaaaattactACTCACCCTATGTGGTAATTCAcgacattttttcttaatatttaatatatttaatatattcgagttgaaaaatataatatattcatattctgatatttttttgcgAAACTGATCC includes:
- the LOC130893278 gene encoding inositol-pentakisphosphate 2-kinase encodes the protein MVTITSFCTFTYYVFLWPLAIIPPTNLKKVFHHTLKMPSSGDQSFTMFEMPSNWLYRGEGNCNIVLSLPQLRKILRIRKIDSPRSFIGWLLKWISDLLYWYTGGDIMEELRDLKFYSTIMRPLVGIKYTSEACQVVLNWKQVRILEEELVRYRPERRKHKILQCGRASLFNDFAFIPEDEYDYLPFDVADDTFAIELKPKQGWRPLSEKHYPACVYCMNQYYKLQQKKIKVLSNYCPEDLFSGNESRMMRAIYSLIQVPQNNFRIFKNGTLIYGEHTATDFSNIVRSFFGNRDDMSQKLVEEFSNLVRKCLITNFMNVNLTEGCEERLFCEWNKIIQGSNAHILPKNCVLEKILSIQMLDIEGSVYYDKLLNNREVLEDWKYIDLLLNKINNSNECFCLKCTIMMLGNVNRRDEEVDLTFIPYLISAVAKDCSLMITVKRVDENISEDLEIKNIIRTNYGHFLVNIGVFDLYPKPLSSIRKHCQRNKEIFKAYVAGTTKKI
- the LOC130892462 gene encoding transmembrane GTPase Marf, with the translated sequence MAAYVNRTISYMSGDGPHNRPPVTTVLTERGKRIPLDNSPLQIFVKAKKKINDIFGEIEEYVKDTVDYMHEIEKDGKIVNGEKVKETEEFVNKVHSIRDVLQRDHMKVAFFGRTSNGKSSVINAMLRDKILPSGIGHTTNCFLQVEGAPSDEPYLVLEGSDEHCAVESVGQLAHALCKEKLNESSLVKVFWPKNRCLLLRDDVVFVDSPGVDVTPNLDEWIDKHCLDADVFVLVANAESTLMVTEKNFFHKVSTKLSKPNIFILNNRWDASATEPEFLDQVRKQHQERAVDFLVKELKVCTPKEADERIFFISAKEVLQARMSEGKPVTIPFTEGFQTRYFEFQDFEKKFEECISKSAVKTKFEQHSQRGKFIANELRDILESIYSDAVRLKEEKLANRKELNEKINYTEQQLMVVTQEMKKKIHSMVEDVEQRVSKALSEEIRRLNTLVDDFNLPFHPEPLVLNVYKKELHLHVETGLGSNLRARLSTALALNMEASQREMTERMEALIPESYKTGSNIVTPRREPFEILYRLNCDNLCADFQEDLEFRFSWGLTSLIQKYAGSGANFLTLRKKRESPVSPHIPSTPTDVVDGRLLYANTSLDDWSLLSRLAIMGASSQGTMGGLLIGGFLFKTIGWRIVALTGAIYGCLYLYERLTWTNKAKERSFKKQYAQHASKKLRMIIDLTSANCSHQVQQELSSTFARLCQVVDDATSVMDKQLKELESEVNSLENASSKAKVLRNKANYLAHELELFEKAYLRMNH